TTTAGGACCTGAGACAATGTAATCCTTTAGTTTACTTACACAAGGTTTTCTTTTACAAGGAAAATATGATTGGAGCCACTATTGACATGTTTTCACTGCACATATTCATATCTAGAGTTATTTGTATACAGATTTTCAGAAGTAATGCACAGTACAGTGCACAGTACAAGTGGTTACCACATTTGCCTCACAGTGCTGAGGTTCACAGTTCAAATCTCTGGATCTGCCCTTCATGTGTGGAGTTTGATTGCATTACATACAGTTCGTGCCGTATGATTGACTTACAGGTTATAGCTAACCGCGACCATGATGACGACGAGCAAGAAGCAGACGGTTGCCAGCTGGCCAACATGCACCGCAACCTATTCCTCGACTGGACTGGGGGTGGTTGGACCGGCTCTGATGAGCAACAATTTCAGCCTGGAATCGACCGTCCGTTTGGGAATTTACCGAAACGCTCCTAACAACAAATCAATTAGCCTGACAATATATTACAGTGAACTCTCATTCATCGCAGATATGTTCCAGACCCACCCATCAAAGATCAAAATCCTCGATATACAGTAGGAACACCATAAAGGAattgccccccaccccccaccacatATTTTTAGTCTTTCCATATGCTATAAAttaagggtgtccaaacttcgTCCTTTGCGGGCAGCATACAGAATAATCGAAGGATGTAAGGGCCACTTTGACATTTTCTgactttattaaaataataagtcAACCAATTATGTACAACAGTTATTTTAGTgggttttttagttatttttaaacaagacAAACACTCtggcatttttcttcttttatttaaaaaaaaaaaaagggttattgCTTATATGTAATGATTTGCTTACATTATGTGGCcaaaacaacacttttgttCAAGCTATTTGTGCTTTGTTGGCAGAATAACATACAGTATTACAAAACTAGTGATTTACAGAAGCATTATGTTTCGCTGCAACTAAGTTATGCAACATATTAAATTAAACTACGGTACGCTATAAAGACATTTCATTAtggtatgtatgtgtatgtagtaGTGCACTGCGGGGAAAAGCACTGCATTTCCACCCCTCATTGAAGAAATTTCCTACCTATCTCTCCTCGTGTCCCAGTGTCGCTCCTTGGTTTGGCATCTCCCCTCCTCTCTCTGAACTTGCGCTCTTCGGTCCCGGTATGGTGCACTGCACACATTCAGCCAAATGTCATTAAGCACTTAACTATGCTTAACTGTAGTATCCCAGCAGAGGGCGGTCAGGGTACTGAGGATCAAATGACTAAGGCGATGCATgtttaaaattgattaaataaaaacatcaactTTTAGATGTTGATCATGGTCCAaatcaccacttttttttttattgctttccgCTATTTTTTGAATAGTATTTggtggccaaaaaaaattaaccttATCCGTAATACACCGTGCAAAGTCAAGTCTCTTTTTACAGTGAGACTATGTAGTAAGGCAAAACTTAATGCAAATTCACATAGAGTGGAGTAATACTGTACATGTGATATGAACAGTAATCGTCTTCTGAACCGCGACAATGAGAATATAATATGGCGTCGCAGATAGTGACAAGTCACGCCGGTGGTGCAGATCTTCTGTATTCCACGTCATTCAGTGAGAAAAACTTGCCTTACATTAGTACTTTTGTGACACTTGGAATGTTGTATTCACCGTTGTGCTTATTTGTCAGGTGCTGATTAGAGGTTTTATGTTTCCTATTGTTGCCCTTTGTAACTCTTAAAATCCCTTCCAGCAATGGGAATCTTTCTATACTTGGATCTTTTGTGATGGTCTGGAATGTCATCAATGACTAATTCCATCTGTTGTCAGCACATACAGTACCTTAAAAGAATTGAGACAGCTATGCATCaatttttttgtaggacttgacCTTCTGGAAGGTGATGGTTGGAGCCTTTCCCAGCTAACTTTGGGCGAGAGTCGGGGTCGGTCGGAAGCCGTTTGCAGGGATCTTAGACGATATTATTTAGTTCAGTTATGCATGCTATTATAGGGgaaaattttattaaaaatcacCCTTGATGGTCACATTGACATTCACATTTAGACCTATTTATTGCAAAGATAGCTCCAAAGCCAACGGCAATCGACAAAAATCTCCGACAGAGACCTTCAGAAATGTTATATTACCTCTGACataatttaaacacatttaaacacaaGCTCTACGTAACAAAGTATTCTTATGGCCAAATGTCACTCTCTCGCTGTCAAGAAATGAGACGCTTTCTGTCATAAGCAGTATATGAAAGGTACGACTCAAAGGCAAGACTAAAGGCAaaagagagttaaaaaaaaaaaaacataaaaaaaatgttaatagttTTAATAGCTTTGGTTGGGTAGTCAGCAAAGTAAAAGAGGCAAAAAGATAAGGTCTATAAATGCTGACTGTGCTCAACAAGTACATTACTGCCCTCCACTGGTTAGATGATTAGCACACGCATCAGACCAATCTATTGACTGTTAAATTTCGGCATACAGCCCAGTGTTTCTCAAGAAATTTAAAACCACCCTTTCTCTCTCCGCTGGTGAGGTGCCCTGTCACAACATCATCCTAATAAGCGAAGTgtgcatctcgaattcaaggtgcatcgtgggtaggcgaaactaccaaacggtcattgaaaatgaattggatccaatggaatcagGTCTGATAGAAACGTCTCAACAGCtgaaaagttgctgtttttattaacatgcatagcatgtggtttactgacaccggggaagttgacttgcaaactTTAAAGTGTGcagttacgcaaagattgtcaccactctaattgatagggtagtagcctcgtttttttccctcgcgcatgcgcaaacttaatgcgcacttcgcttattataTGGAACACCAACATGAGCTGGCACCCACAATGATGCTACTTTATGGCGAAGAGACAGAATGAGATATGAGATCATCAGGAATAACAAGATGCAGGTGTGAAAAGCACAATCAGGGGCAGGTGAGCACAAGACGTTGTTTGGGGACACTCACACGCAGGGCGTTTTTGGAAAGTCAAATCTCCTAACGTTCATGCCACGCCTTTCCTCTTATTGGTTTATATCATAAGTGTCAAACTCCGATCCTCCACTTAGATATATcataaaactttggcaataaggtgattcacataTACGGTAATgcaaatagtgtgcaaaaaaacatcactaaataacttagtaacataacggcaaatacttaaaatagtacACGCCTGTGGACCTCCTTGCAGGAAAGGCATCAATTGctgcgtcaaaggatagctgcctggatacttcttgattgatgctaaTGTCCAGATGGCTGGACATTGCTAGTACTGGGTCCTTGCTCTgttattaaaacacacacacaagagtaccatcaaaattttatttgtttttttattgcaattatttatttctattctcTTTAGGCCTACATACAGGGCTCAGCATAAATGAGTAAACCCCAACATAAGAACATATTTAATTTCCATTCAGAATTAAGATTTTCTATGGGATGCTATActacaaaatactcccacaaatgtaggccattgattgcaaacaagatttgttaatTAACACCCACAGAaaagtttttaattaaatgtattagagtatattttgcacaaataagtagaccccgagaaaaaggcttgttaattccaggcatagcagacatgttgctacccataacagtcatggagatcatagaaaatactagatgtagtcatttttgttgtgggttgcgtttttttgttttttttgtttttttgtttttgcattagttaatttgatgaaattgaagattttgtaatctatgcgtcctattacaaccttactttcatgttgtgagttaagtgcatattctacagaaaatattttgtcaatattttggaaattgttcttatattCTTTGAGATATTGAATCAAATCTTTCAAATTTTCAAAGGGTGtctactcatatatgctgagcactctACATGATGCAACAATAGCTGATATAAGTGAAATAGGCACCTGGATcaagaagatcgagctttgtgtcactcaaagtattGCTgcttggtgcttgactggctgttgcttcagctgtaacgaagtaaaaaaaaacacaaaaaaaacaaagtaggctacatcacttcaaattatttttggtgttaaagcaggtaAAACAAAACCATTGGCATTATGACAGAATACAATAAAGAAAtgatggctgtttgtattaaatgcaccattcaTGAACTTACATTCAgcagcctttggtgaagatgacactgaaggattggtTTCCACAGTTTCTATAGGTGCCTgctgtggctgcaaatattttctcagtgcatatagtaaaaaaaaaaaaaaaaaaaagcatttactATATAGAtgttacattaaaccagcacacaattcttattttcaataaattaataaattaatgtggttatgtgaaacaattaCTTATGCAAATctatttgcaggtatctggacttattgactgttttattttaaagccaGCAAGCTTTGCCCTGCTCTGGTGAGCAGAGTAGCTACTaccatggatgtaatggtgcagtaaacaagttacaaacAAACTAAGAAGCAAAcactattttcgtgtttattttacagacaatgatgattgactgacatacatatCTGTAcccctgggcccgtttttcctccccctcctttcgccgctttcttaatgcagcacctGAGGGCTTTTCATTGTAGTTGTCGATGTATAAACAACATAAGTgtgccatccatctatctatctatagcgCTGCCGCTATACTCTGCGATGATTCACGCCGCCTCCACCTACCTTTAACTGTAAGCGGCAGaagcgggtcaggttcagggcgccatTTATTtggaatacaaataataaaaaatgaacttaataaaatatatttactatataacatattttatgtttcaaaaCACGAAGATGGGGGAGGgggcgtgtttgtttgtttttttccttcctgcaatttggcgccccctccactagatggcaccctaggcgaccgcctatcTCGCCTGTAGCCAAGGCCGGCCCTGCCTCCGATGCTCCTTCATTAActtctgtcacgccgccacctgcgtgacaggccatgcttttattttcatagtcatgtttcctgttttattttgaagttctgattcccttctcaccccaggtcacttgcccttcctgcagttcactaattaccggtccccgcccatgatcatctccacctgccaccaatcaaccaagacaataaaagccacctgcactttccccttagtgccgaagtgtcaccgtcagtgcatggaagcgtcccacagtccttatgtccttgttcatgttgcctagcgtttttgccttgtttttgtgccttttcctcccttttggagcgcctttagttaccccttttgccttgtgccctttttcctccctagcggagcgcttttcgttgtccccagtaccctttgcctgttttttcctccctagtggagcgttttttgttctctacttttttccctccctgttctcctctcagtttgagaggagacccctgttggccgggaataaacctgctgcctgggtggcctacctttatcctgcgtctgagtcctacctctccacgtcgtgtCAACTTCAAGTGACGTTAAAATGCTTCAATTGTATTAACCAAAATTCGCTTTgacatattttgtgtgtgtgtgtgtgtgtgtgtgtgtgtgtgtgtgtgtgtgtgtgtgtgtgtgtgtgtgtgtgtgtgtgtgtgtgtgtgtgtgtgtgtgtgtgtgtgtgtgtgtgtgtgtgtgtgtgtgtgtgtgtgtgtgtgtgtgtgtgtgtgtgtgtgtgtgtgtgtgtgtgtgtgtgtgtgtgtgtgtgtgtgtgtgtgtgtgtgtgtgtgtgtgtgtgtgtgtgtgtgtgtgtgtgtgtgtgtgtgtgtgtgtgtgtgtgtgtgtgtgtgtgtgtgtgtgtgtgtgtgtgtgtgtgtgtgtgtgtgtgtgtgtgtgtgtgtgtgtgtgtattttatttattcatttaatttattttgtaaacgcGTTAGTACCGTCTccgaaaatatatttaaaataacgtACCCGAGCTTGTCGAAATGGCGGCGAGCACGAGCCGCCCCCACCCGAAGTCTTGTCCAGCCGTTAGTTAGCCATGTTGCTAGTTAGCAATAGCATAACTGCCGATGTTTATTTGAGGGACTTTCCATGCTCTTTCAGTAACCGTCAAGTGACGTCAAAAATGTTGTCCTTCGCCCTTGTGATTGGCTAAATTtcgggaattttttttatttttttttgagtccACTATAAGCTGCTAGTCCATCATCAGTGTCCAGTGAGAAAATGGCAAACACACAGGTGTACGGACTTCTCCAAGTTCCCAACGCGGATTTCGGCATGATGACCAGCAATCAAATTCAGGTAGGGAAAAGATTTAAGCATGAATTTAATGCACATTAGGAAACTTTTTTGGAACATACATGCATACAAACAATTACAATTCAGTCGGAAAAAGTACCATAAAATgtacgttattattattattattattattatttgttttttgttttgtttttttttatcttgagaGGGGATGAAACATACTATCAAGAAAAGTACAGTAATTGTGCGTTTCTTACTCCATATGCTTTTGCAACTGCATTTCCTTTCTCAGAGATAACTAAATGTTTAAcgtatagtgtttcaaatgctTTGTGAGGAATTCTTGTCAGATGTAAATGAAGAAAAGTCCAATTTTGGGGTTGCATGAAAAGCAAGTAGCCCAAAGTCCAAACGTTTATATGTAAAATTACATGTTACTACTCAAAGTATGGTGAtaacgtattttttttaattttttttttgcaggttaatGGCACACCAATGGTGTTAGGCTCATCTTCCTATTCGAGTTATGTAAGTAACAAACAAATGTGTGCATCTTCATACATGCTTCTTGTTGCCTAACGTGTGTCTCATGTGTGCAGAATTGGACAGGATTGCTACCAGTTGGCACCTGTGACTTACCTTCACCCTCCTACACAACCACCAACACCACAAAAATCTAAGTCCTCACAGTAAGTATTaagtattcttaaaaaaaaaaaaaaaatccttgagtGGCCACACTTACACTTTTGTTTTCTCACCAGGAGAAAGAAGACTTGCGAGCCACACAAGCGTTAAAAAGCCACCAAATGCCTTCATGCTCTTTATGAAGGAGCAGCGGCCGATCCTGAAGGCCCAAATTCTTAATGCAGGCGCAGTTCCTCCAGACAGCGCCACACTCAATAAGATCTTGGGTCAAAAGGTGAGTGCTGTCGTCCTCTTTGCTTGTACGGCGGTGGTATGCATGCGTGTGCTGACACTTTCCATTACGTCTGCAGTGGAAGTCACTGACAGTTGATGAGCAAAACAAGTACTTTGAGGAATCGGAACGACTCAGCCAAGTTCATGCCACCACGTACCCCGACTGGTCGTACAGAGAGAATTACGTGAGTCCCGTTTGTCGTTTAGTCGGAACACAGTGGAACATTTAAAATTACTTGTGTATTGACTGTCTTTCTGTTTTGTGCAGGGCAAAAAGAAGAAGCAAGTGTGGTCCCGTAAAGCCACCAGCAGTAAGTAGAAAGTGTATCTCTGTAAATGTTcattttaggggtgttaaaaaaaaatcgattcggcgatactacatcgtgcgattctcgaatcgattcaataaaaaaaaaaatcgtttttttttgtttttttttgtttcttttaagagctcagaattgttcattcggtagtcttcccgattcaacgtcttatcatcattaccttttttttttttttttttttttgtgtgaattgatttttaaacttccatttttaatggaaaatattcaacaaaacgtctgacttcgggttaggattcacaccttgagcatggaagaatgttatatgaacggaacattaagccttaatattttattttaatgctgttcaaacatgaaacagattacaacctctataagactgaaatttcagataaataatacattttcatataaatcttacactctacaagcttactgattagtattttctaaatgtgaatgaaaaaaaatcgcaacaatcgacttataaattcgtatcgggattaatcggtatcgaatagTGAcctgtgatacgaatcgaatcgtcaggtactaggcaattcacacccctagttcattttatttcaagGGGAATTCAGGGCGAAAATTTTCTTTGAGAAGAAAGATATTCTGAAATTTGTGGGATAAGAATTAGGCAGTTGAATCCAGTCATTTTGTCCTGAATTTTTGCCTTTCAATAGAAGACTTGAATATCATATCTAAAAATATTGTactgatgaaaataaaaaatatcttagGACAGAATCTCACCAAATGATGTCAATTGGTCTCATGAGTAACGGTTGTTTTGCGTTTTGTTCACAGCGTGTGCACCTGAAGTTCCCGTGCAGACCCCCATGCCGTGCACATGAGGAACCAACGGCGGATCAGGTCTCCACCCGCTCAGAGGAGGTGATGGGATCGGCCGAGGCAACCTCGACATCCGCGAACGTCCAGAATGAGGGGCTTGAGGAGGACGTGCTCGCCAGTGTCTTAAAGGAGCTGGAGGAAGCGTTGAAATCTTCCGCCTCCTCATCCACCAACAGCCTGGATGAGGAGGCCATGACCTCCTACCTTTTTCAGCAGCTGGAAGTCTTGGAGGCGGCGGCCGAGGAACCCTCAGCCCCAGCCTCGTCCACCTGTAGCACGTTTGAGAGGCCTGAGGAGGACTTGACCGTGGCATTTTTTCAGGAGCTGGAAAAGCTGGCGGTTGAGGCCGCCTCATCTTCAGCttcctttttttcctcattcacCTCCTGCTCTTAAGGCATGGAGCGCGCTGGGTGactggattatttatttttacatctaCTCTTAAGTGCgtgttaatgtttttaaaaatgtattgtatgaattttattttgtgtgtaaataataaatgcAAACTGTAcagaaagttttatttttattattgatgaaaacaatgtgctacaaaatgagccccttgtttttttattctaaaaaaCACATTATGTTAATAAGTATtgaggtgtttttgtttgtttgttttaacacgTGAGGCACACTGTGACTTAAGGTAGCTGATCACATGACACATTGACAGCAGTGAGCTAAAAGGCATGTGGGTGCAATATTAGGTAAGTTCAATTCCTTTTCCAAGCATAAGCTGATCCAACTTGTGTCTGTCGAAGATCAGTCTGGCAGCCTTACAAATGTCATAAACCTCCGGGAACGCGCCCTTACAGCCGGGCTGCTGTCTCAATTTGTGATACTGTCCGTCAAACATCTCCCAAAATTCGTCGCGGTCCATGTAGACGTATGCGTATGTCTGGAATCTGCTAAGGTCAACGCACAATACAGGTATCTTACACAATATCggtgtcatttattttaaagcggaagtcaagtcaaaaatgttctttatatGTTGTATGCGATATCGCTAGTCTAAACTCAACCTATAGattaatattgtgcttgtgCAATATGAgtgaagcaacaaaatccacccattttcatccatctcagggggcggccattttctcACTGCTGTCatagttgctcaaggctcaggtaacaaccaatcacggctcagcttacaaacgtcacatgaccaaactcggaAAATAGGTGATAATCTGACATACTGGCTACACCAAATGGGCCACTTGAGAGAGAtggaaaaaaatccaattatGTTATTGatacggatgtaacgataatggcactatcgtgatattgcgatatcaaaactgccacgATACCGTCGTCAtgccacgatattaaaagcagcacatctgttaaagatGTCaagatttacatttgtgcaggtccttctatgtttaaaatccacactcatcgtcagatgaaggggaatgtaatactcttgtgaatcgagtcaataggtggaggaactcaatgtgtgtgtgcattagcaagtcttcttcttcttctttcggcttttccctataggggtcgccacagcgaatcagttgcctccatctaaccctgtcctctgcatcctctgctctcacaccaactaccttcatgaCCTCTTCAACTACATCCAGAAACCTCCTCTTTGGCCTTCGtctcgatcttctgcctggcatttggaaactcagcatccttctcaactcaactcaactcaacttaagtttatttatatagcgctttcaaacagcttgaactgtcacaaagcgctttacacaacgcaaaaaaccccaaacataaaacattaaca
The Festucalex cinctus isolate MCC-2025b chromosome 11, RoL_Fcin_1.0, whole genome shotgun sequence DNA segment above includes these coding regions:
- the LOC144030831 gene encoding lymphoid enhancer-binding factor 1-like, which encodes MLFMKEQRPILKAQILNAGAVPPDSATLNKILGQKWKSLTVDEQNKYFEESERLSQVHATTYPDWSYRENYGKKKKQVWSRKATSTCAPEVPVQTPMPCT